A genomic segment from Truepera sp. encodes:
- a CDS encoding phosphatidate cytidylyltransferase — translation MRPLAPDNAGAAEPTMGGGSPEADGAKQGARRRHLPRIASALVAFAITLLVLWVGLPLLAPAYLVLTLIAIQEYTSLMNLRGIPIRRRSLWVATVLTLPASLPISYPGMQPLIAGVSWREAMIGLFALYLVGLELANPNRNSLQAVVYSLFGYLYIPWLFGFIITLRYTPDGVLGLWYLTLPALAVVATDVGAYTFGTLFGKRKLAPAISPNKTVEGSIGGLILAAAVVGGALVFLEHRTGLHVNVYDGLLFSLLVSSAAQLGDLFESLLKRWAGVKDAGVFLPGHGGVLDRIDSALIAFPVTYFFVTLVILR, via the coding sequence GTGAGACCCTTGGCGCCCGACAACGCCGGTGCTGCCGAGCCGACCATGGGCGGCGGCTCCCCGGAGGCTGACGGCGCCAAACAAGGCGCGCGCCGTCGGCACCTGCCCCGCATCGCCTCGGCACTCGTCGCGTTCGCCATCACGCTGCTCGTACTCTGGGTGGGCCTACCGCTCCTTGCGCCCGCCTACCTGGTTCTCACCCTGATCGCGATCCAGGAATACACCTCCCTCATGAACCTGCGCGGCATTCCCATCCGCAGGCGCAGCCTGTGGGTGGCCACCGTGTTGACGCTGCCTGCTTCATTACCCATCAGTTATCCGGGCATGCAGCCGCTCATCGCCGGGGTCAGTTGGCGCGAGGCCATGATCGGCCTCTTCGCGCTCTACTTGGTGGGCCTCGAACTAGCCAACCCGAACCGCAACTCCTTGCAGGCCGTGGTCTACTCGCTCTTCGGCTACCTCTACATCCCGTGGCTCTTCGGGTTCATCATCACGCTGCGCTACACCCCGGACGGCGTCCTTGGCCTCTGGTACTTGACCCTCCCCGCGCTGGCGGTGGTCGCCACCGACGTCGGCGCGTACACGTTCGGCACCCTCTTCGGCAAGCGCAAGTTGGCGCCGGCGATAAGCCCCAACAAGACGGTCGAGGGCTCCATCGGCGGCCTGATACTCGCCGCGGCGGTCGTCGGCGGGGCGCTCGTCTTCCTCGAACACCGCACCGGCCTACACGTGAACGTGTACGACGGGCTCCTTTTCAGCCTGCTGGTGTCGAGCGCCGCGCAGCTGGGCGACTTGTTCGAGTCGCTCCTGAAGCGTTGGGCGGGCGTGAAGGACGCCGGCGTCTTCCTGCCGGGCCACGGCGGCGTGCTGGACCGAATCGACAGCGCACTGATAGCTTTTCCGGTCACCTACTTCTTCGTGACCCTCGTCATCTTGCGCTGA
- the frr gene encoding ribosome recycling factor, which yields MNNSLNDSRERMQKSVDAFATNLSTVRTGRANPAVLGRVVVEYYGSMTPLTQLANISSPDPRTLLISPFDKSISKGIEKAILEADLGFNPNNQGDSIFIVVPPLNDERRRDLVKSVHQLAEEARVAIRNIRRDALSDLRAQEKDGDIGEDELHRAEADVQKLTDEFIAKIDARTKSKESDILAV from the coding sequence ATGAACAACAGTCTCAACGACAGCCGCGAGCGCATGCAGAAGAGCGTCGACGCCTTCGCGACCAACCTTTCGACCGTACGCACGGGCCGCGCCAACCCGGCGGTTCTCGGGCGCGTCGTGGTCGAGTACTACGGGTCGATGACGCCGCTCACTCAACTCGCGAACATCTCGAGCCCCGACCCGCGCACGTTGCTCATATCCCCTTTCGACAAGAGCATCTCCAAGGGCATAGAGAAGGCCATCCTCGAGGCCGATCTCGGCTTCAACCCCAACAACCAGGGCGACAGCATCTTCATAGTGGTGCCACCACTGAACGACGAGCGGCGCCGCGACCTCGTGAAGTCCGTCCACCAACTGGCGGAGGAAGCGCGCGTCGCCATCCGGAACATCCGCAGGGACGCCCTGAGTGACCTTCGCGCCCAGGAGAAGGATGGTGACATCGGCGAGGACGAGCTGCACCGGGCCGAGGCCGACGTGCAGAAGCTCACCGACGAGTTCATCGCCAAGATCGACGCGCGAACCAAATCGAAGGAGTCGGACATCCTCGCGGTGTGA
- a CDS encoding glutamine--tRNA ligase/YqeY domain fusion protein: MEALPKPRVPASDDERTVSPNFITDIIDRDIESGAVSQVVTRFPPEPNGYLHIGHAKAICLDFGIARDYGGITFLRYDDTNPVTEDPEYVAAIERDVRWLGFEWHDVRHASDYFGQLYDFAVRLIESGDAYVDSLDEDQIRDYRGTVTEPGRNSPFRGRSVEENLDLFSRMRDGEFGPGEHVLRAKIDMSAANMKLRDPILYRIVDAVHYRTGSEWPIYPMYDFAHPLSDAIEGVSHSLCTLEFENNRDVYDWVLDHLVEGPRPHQYEFARLVLDHTIVSKRKLIRLVREGVVAAWDDPRMPTLSALRRRGVRPEAIREFTNRVGVAKANSRTDMALLDSSIRDDLSPLAPRVMAVLEPLKVVLTNLAEDTDVQLDAPYWPPDVPGEGSREVPLTREVFIERSDFEEHPPAGFRRLAPGRSVRLRHGPVIRLDEVVTDASGALLELRAHAFDEELGANPEGVKVWAAIHWVSATKGVPMTARLYDRLFSPADPEAAEGDLLDHVNPDALTEVRGFVEPSVVEDPLDQRYQFERLGYFWRDPADGRLPGKPVFNRIVALKASRSKPAGRGTRHPEPAAIEPAAPVGVGSEPAAPEFDPAELEPVARRRYDSLTANQGLPDHDAAILARHDDLYEFYAATTDAGAAPGTAANWVINDVARALKAQPESRLTPTALAELLRLADDGTITNRVAKELFEEVASAGSSPAALVRERGLETLADEGALRAVIGSVLSAHPAELAAFRGGKLGLKGFFMGQVMRATSGRAEPESVRRLLDEALAG; the protein is encoded by the coding sequence GTGGAAGCCCTTCCAAAGCCGCGAGTACCCGCGTCCGACGACGAACGGACCGTGAGCCCGAACTTCATCACCGACATCATCGACCGCGACATTGAGAGCGGCGCCGTCAGCCAGGTCGTCACGCGCTTCCCCCCAGAGCCAAACGGTTACCTGCATATCGGGCACGCCAAGGCCATCTGCCTCGACTTCGGCATCGCGCGCGATTACGGCGGCATCACGTTCCTGCGCTACGACGACACCAACCCGGTTACCGAGGACCCCGAGTACGTGGCGGCAATAGAACGAGACGTGCGTTGGCTCGGTTTCGAGTGGCACGACGTTCGCCACGCCAGCGATTACTTCGGTCAGCTGTACGACTTCGCGGTACGCCTCATCGAAAGCGGCGACGCCTACGTAGACAGCCTCGACGAGGACCAGATCCGCGACTACCGCGGCACCGTCACGGAGCCCGGGCGCAACAGCCCGTTCCGGGGCCGGAGCGTGGAGGAGAACCTGGACCTGTTCTCGCGCATGCGTGACGGCGAGTTCGGCCCCGGCGAGCACGTTCTACGCGCCAAGATCGACATGAGCGCGGCCAACATGAAGCTCCGCGACCCGATCCTCTACCGCATCGTGGACGCGGTTCACTACCGCACGGGCAGCGAGTGGCCGATCTACCCCATGTACGACTTCGCGCACCCACTGTCCGATGCCATCGAGGGCGTATCGCACAGCCTCTGCACCCTCGAGTTCGAGAACAACCGCGACGTCTACGACTGGGTCCTCGATCACCTCGTCGAAGGACCACGGCCGCACCAGTACGAGTTCGCTCGCCTCGTCCTCGACCACACGATCGTCAGTAAGCGCAAGCTCATCCGCTTGGTCAGGGAGGGCGTGGTAGCGGCCTGGGACGATCCGCGCATGCCCACCCTCTCGGCGTTGCGCCGCCGCGGCGTCAGGCCCGAGGCGATCCGCGAGTTCACCAACCGCGTGGGCGTGGCGAAGGCGAACAGCCGCACGGACATGGCGCTCCTCGACTCGAGCATCCGCGACGACCTGAGCCCGCTCGCGCCGCGCGTGATGGCGGTCCTCGAGCCCCTCAAGGTGGTGCTGACCAACCTTGCGGAGGACACCGACGTCCAGCTCGACGCCCCCTACTGGCCCCCCGACGTACCCGGTGAGGGCAGCCGCGAGGTACCCCTCACCCGCGAGGTGTTCATAGAGCGCTCCGACTTCGAGGAACACCCGCCCGCGGGGTTCAGGCGCCTGGCGCCCGGCCGCTCGGTCCGGCTCCGCCACGGCCCCGTCATCCGCCTGGACGAGGTAGTAACGGACGCTTCGGGCGCGCTGCTGGAGTTGCGGGCCCATGCTTTCGACGAGGAGCTGGGCGCCAACCCTGAAGGTGTCAAGGTCTGGGCCGCCATCCACTGGGTGTCGGCCACGAAGGGCGTGCCCATGACGGCGCGCCTGTATGATCGCCTGTTCTCGCCGGCCGACCCCGAGGCAGCGGAGGGCGACCTCCTAGACCACGTGAACCCGGACGCCCTGACCGAGGTGCGCGGCTTCGTGGAGCCTAGCGTGGTCGAAGACCCCCTCGACCAGCGCTACCAGTTCGAGCGCCTCGGCTACTTCTGGCGTGACCCCGCCGACGGCCGACTTCCTGGCAAGCCCGTGTTCAACCGCATAGTGGCCCTCAAGGCCTCTAGGTCCAAGCCTGCCGGGCGCGGCACCCGGCACCCGGAGCCTGCCGCCATCGAGCCCGCGGCGCCGGTCGGCGTCGGTAGTGAGCCGGCCGCCCCTGAGTTCGACCCCGCCGAGCTGGAACCGGTTGCGCGCCGGCGCTATGACTCGCTGACGGCGAACCAGGGACTCCCTGACCACGACGCCGCCATCCTAGCTCGGCACGACGACCTGTACGAGTTCTACGCCGCAACGACCGACGCCGGGGCCGCGCCGGGGACGGCCGCCAACTGGGTCATCAACGACGTGGCGCGGGCGCTGAAAGCTCAACCCGAGTCGCGCTTGACGCCCACCGCGCTCGCCGAACTGTTGCGCCTGGCGGATGACGGGACGATCACGAACCGCGTGGCCAAGGAGCTCTTCGAAGAGGTGGCGAGCGCGGGCAGCTCGCCCGCGGCCCTGGTGAGGGAACGCGGCCTGGAGACGCTCGCCGACGAAGGCGCCTTGCGCGCGGTCATCGGCTCCGTGCTGAGCGCCCACCCGGCAGAACTCGCGGCGTTCCGCGGCGGCAAGCTCGGACTGAAGGGCTTCTTCATGGGCCAAGTCATGCGGGCAACCAGCGGCCGCGCCGAACCAGAGTCGGTCCGGCGCCTGTTGGACGAGGCATTGGCGGGCTAA